Proteins from a genomic interval of Stigmatopora nigra isolate UIUO_SnigA chromosome 19, RoL_Snig_1.1, whole genome shotgun sequence:
- the LOC144212576 gene encoding uncharacterized protein C11orf87 homolog: MTPPSSASCPGVNGTCVEQLSAAFPPLSSTLALLVLVVALAGVVIVSVATFHFHKRRLKKRKIQKAQEEYERDSRKAAAAAAGGTARPCVIARPVRCAADREDGGGAPADC, from the coding sequence ATGACGCCCCCGAGCTCCGCGTCGTGCCCGGGCGTCAATGGCACGTGCGTGGAGCAGCTGAGTGCGGCCTTCCCGCCCTTGTCGTCCACACTGGCTCTCCTGGTGCTGGTGGTCGCGCTGGCGGGCGTCGTGATCGTCTCCGTGGCCACCTTCCACTTCCACAAAAGGAGGCTGAAGAAGCGGAAGATCCAGAAGGCGCAGGAGGAGTACGAGCGCGACAGTCGCaaggcggcagcggcggcggcgggagggACAGCGCGGCCGTGCGTCATTGCGCGCCCGGTGCGCTGTGCCGCCGACCGGGAGGATGGCGGAGGAGCCCCCGCCGACTGTTAA
- the foxi3a gene encoding forkhead box protein I3-A, producing MASFMPCGPSNHDLPSLGDFSFYGPPPPPEHDRSSLPGLHAGAGYYNLQGPYLPGGPWYSLDSPLSQGRPPYSYSALIAMAIQSAPSQRLTLSQIYQYVTENFPFYSRNKAGWQNSIRHNLSLNDCFRKVPREDNNPGKGNFWTLDPNCDKMFDNGNFCRKRKRKTDTVTTSSKKRRGSSSDTSSQPSPKSLGGRHAPEVASPPDWHSSPQTSVFTQVPDEASLLPPRGIVYSPGAVVPQWDTYSSSPQAPAMFFPSSESSPIHFSPSSLYAELETTCATFLKFQEEQLEQKDFFQANLLGGLMEELPLDSLGFQQTLTSF from the exons ATGGCATCCTTCATGCCCTGCGGCCCATCCAACCACGACCTCCCGTCTTTGGGTGACTTCAGTTTCTAcggtccgccgccgccgcccgagCACGACCGCTCCTCGCTGCCGGGCCTCCACGCTGGAGCAGGCTACTACAACCTACAGGGTCCCTACCTCCCCGGGGGGCCTTGGTACTCCTTGGACAGCCCGTTGAGTCAAGGCCGTCCACCCTATTCTTACTCGGCTCTGATCGCCATGGCCATCCAGAGCGCGCCATCACAGCGGCTGACCCTGAGTCAGATCTACCAGTACGTTACCGAGAACTTCCCCTTTTACAGCCGCAACAAAGCCGGCTGGCAGAACTCTATCCGGCACAACTTGTCACTCAACGACTGCTTCAGGAAGGTTCCGCGTGAGGACAACAATCCTG GAAAAGGAAACTTCTGGACTCTGGATCCAAACTGCGACAAGATGTTCGACAATGGTAACTTCTGCcgcaagaggaagaggaaaacCGACACGGTCACCACATCTTCTAAGAAACGTCGCGGCTCCTCGTCCGACACGTCATCTCAGCCCAGCCCCAAAAGTCTGGGAGGGCGACATGCTCCAGAGGTTGCTTCCCCGCCTGATTGGCATAGCTCCCCTCAGACTTCCGTGTTCACCCAGGTCCCAGATGAGGCCTCCCTACTTCCCCCTCGGGGGATCGTTTACTCTCCAGGAGCCGTGGTACCTCAGTGGGACACCTATAGCTCTTCTCCTCAGGCTCCTGCAATGTTCTTCCCTTCTTCTGAGTCAAGCCCGATTCACTTCTCCCCATCGTCACTCTACGCCGAGTTAGAAACGACATGTGCTACGTTCCTGAAGTTCCAAGAGGAGCAGTTGGAGCAGAAGGACTTCTTCCAGGCTAACCTTTTGGGGGGCCTCATGGAGGAGCTGCCCCTTGATTCGCTGGGTTTCCAGCAGACTCTGACGTCCTTctga